The Bradyrhizobium guangxiense genomic sequence GCGGTGAAGCAGATCGCACGCCGCCACGGCTATCACGCCACCTTCATGTGCCGGCCGAAACTGCCGAACGTGTTCGCGAGCGGCTGGCATCTGCATCAGTCGATCGTCTCGCGCGCGAGCGGCGAGAATTTGTTCATGGCCAAGGAACCGGGGAAGGACGTCGGCGAGCCGCTCAGCGCCTTCGGCAAAGCGTATCTCGCCGGCCTGCTCGACCACGCCCGCGCCTCCACATTGTTCACCACCCCGACCATCAACGGCTACAAGCGCTATCGCTCCTACTCGCTGGCGCCCGATCGCGCGATCTGGGGCCGCGACAATCGCGGCGTGATGATCCGCGTGCTCGGCGGCGCGGGTGATGCCGCCACGCGCCTGGAGAACCGCATCGGCGAGCCCGCCGCCAATCCCTATCTCTACATGGCCTCGCAAATTCTCTCCGGCCTCGACGGCGTCGACCGCAAGCTCGATCCCGGCCCCTCGGCCGACACGCCCTACGAGACCAAGGCGCCGCTGCTGCCGAAGAGCTTGCGCGATGCGGTCTCAGCGCTCCAGGACGATCCGTTCTTCCGCGAGAAGCTCGGGGCGGAGTTCGTCGACTACTACACCCACATCAAGAACGCCGAGATCGACCGCTTCCTGTCGGAGGTGACTGACTGGGAGCACCGCGAATATTTCGAGGTGTTTTGAACTGGGTCGCCAAGGATTTGCTCGTGAGGCGCACGGCTCTCGCTTCCGTCATTGCGAGCGCAGTGAAGCAATCCAGAATCTTTCCACGGAGAGATTCTGGATTGCTTCGTCGCAAGGGCTCCTCGCAATGACGTGGAGAGCGCGTGTCAAATGCCCAGATACTTATGCTGCAGATCCGGCTCGGCCATCAGCTCGTTGGACGTGCCGCTCCACACCGTCTTGCCGCGCTCGATGATGTAGTGGCGGGCGCAGATGCGAGCGAGGTGGTCGACGTTCTTGTCGACGACCAGGATCGACTGGCCCCGGCTCTTGAGCAGCGACAGGCAGCTCCAGATTTCTTCGCGGATCAGCGGCGCGAGACCCTCGGTCGCTTCGTCCAGAATCAGCAGCTTCGGATTGGTCATCAGCGCGCGGCCGATCGCGAGCATCTGCTGCTCGCCGCCGGAGAGCTGGTTGCCCATGTTGGCGGCGCGCTCGGCGAGGCGTGGGAACAGCACGTAAATCGCCGCCAGTGTCCAGGGATTGGGGCTGCCGAAGCGATCGGCCGCCGCTGCGACCAGGTTTTCGCGCACGGTGAGGTTCGGGAAGATCTGGCGTCCCTCAGGAACGAGGCCGATGCCAAGCTTTGCAATTCTGTAGGATGGAAGCTGACGCACATCCGCGCCCGAAAACCGGATCGCGCCTGCGCGGGCCGGCGTCAGACCCATGATGGAGCGGATCGTCGTGGTCTTGCCCATGCCGTTGCGGCCCATCAGCGAGACCATCTCGCCCGGCTTGATCGACAGCGACAGGCCGAACAGCACCTGGGAGAGGCCGTAGCAGGTCTCGATGCCGTCGATATCGAGCAGCGTGTCAGCCATGATGCGTCACCACGTGCTGGTCGCCGAGATAGGCGCGTTTGACGTCTTCGTTGGCCCGGATCGCGGCCGGATCGCCGGAGGCGATGACGCGGCCATAGACCAGCACCGAGATGCGGTCGGCGAGCGCGAACACCGCGGGCATGTCGTGCTCGACCAGCACGATCGAGACCTCTTTGCGCAGCTCCTGGAGCAGCTTCACCATGCGCTGGGATTCAGTCACACCAAGGCCTGCCATGGGCTCGTCGAGCAGCAAAAGCTTC encodes the following:
- a CDS encoding ABC transporter ATP-binding protein, encoding MADTLLDIDGIETCYGLSQVLFGLSLSIKPGEMVSLMGRNGMGKTTTIRSIMGLTPARAGAIRFSGADVRQLPSYRIAKLGIGLVPEGRQIFPNLTVRENLVAAAADRFGSPNPWTLAAIYVLFPRLAERAANMGNQLSGGEQQMLAIGRALMTNPKLLILDEATEGLAPLIREEIWSCLSLLKSRGQSILVVDKNVDHLARICARHYIIERGKTVWSGTSNELMAEPDLQHKYLGI